One Aciduliprofundum boonei T469 genomic region harbors:
- a CDS encoding glycosyltransferase family 2 protein produces the protein MKYSICSTVYNAAPRLRASLDSILQYINPEEFEIVVVDSKSKDGTLEILKEYANKFPNFKIIVRKCTRGKGRQIAFENSQGEYIIPVDLDTIYLPPWWELIKAYESWEGKDKYALQAIYSGIYPRHLLEKVGGWRDLQYAEDFDLWWRLIEIDSLKIYPLVTGKNWKIKERESIHIKNILHIVYRKYLDERDRFIVRSEFNLGARLREIKMWSKRYSYYLFWIPLTSLARVAALLKNVERRDADYVRNKWFNNFINMNIKGDIIYSFVAFPQFTTAKGLIKFMDSKWGYGDE, from the coding sequence ATGAAATACTCCATATGCTCCACGGTTTACAATGCAGCACCCAGATTGAGAGCAAGTTTGGATTCAATTCTTCAATATATCAACCCCGAGGAATTTGAAATTGTAGTGGTGGATAGCAAATCTAAAGATGGAACTTTGGAGATACTCAAAGAGTATGCAAATAAATTCCCAAATTTCAAAATAATAGTAAGAAAATGCACCCGCGGCAAAGGGAGACAAATTGCATTTGAAAATTCTCAGGGAGAGTATATAATCCCTGTGGATTTAGACACAATATATTTACCACCATGGTGGGAATTAATCAAAGCATATGAAAGTTGGGAGGGTAAAGATAAATATGCATTACAAGCTATATATTCTGGCATTTATCCTAGACATCTCTTGGAAAAGGTAGGCGGATGGAGAGATCTCCAATATGCTGAAGATTTTGATTTGTGGTGGAGATTGATAGAGATTGATTCCCTTAAGATATATCCGCTTGTTACCGGTAAAAACTGGAAAATAAAAGAAAGAGAAAGTATACATATAAAAAATATACTACATATCGTTTATAGGAAATATTTAGATGAAAGAGATAGGTTCATTGTCAGGTCGGAATTTAATTTAGGTGCAAGACTTAGGGAAATAAAAATGTGGAGTAAGAGATATTCCTATTATTTATTCTGGATTCCTCTCACATCTCTAGCTAGAGTTGCAGCTCTATTAAAAAATGTAGAGAGAAGAGACGCTGATTATGTTAGAAACAAATGGTTTAACAATTTTATAAATATGAATATTAAGGGAGATATTATTTACAGTTTTGTTGCTTTTCCTCAGTTTACCACAGCAAAAGGATTGATAAAATTTATGGATTCAAAGTGGGGGTATGGAGATGAGTGA
- a CDS encoding FkbM family methyltransferase, with protein MKGIYTQIPIVESVKFSLKYLKNPWAIIPIFLDRPTRVDIKWSNDGGIVLKGKSDFWRLRDITRSGWEILNTKNGIIYLKNKEIVIAAHIHQISVVNEPLEKYYRIFDFSHKTVLDIGGYIGYSAILFSRWGAKKVIIYEAQRENIPMIKKNMRLNKVNGEVHNLAIADKDGYIELSYDELGTTSFGLGGNKKYKIRAISISRVLSSNIDIAKFDCEGCEYSLLSVPCEILRNVPRYVIEYHRGFESLKNKFEECGFKVQKLWKIKEQIGGFKAEVMG; from the coding sequence ATGAAAGGAATTTATACACAAATACCCATCGTAGAATCCGTGAAATTCTCCCTCAAATACCTCAAAAATCCATGGGCTATTATTCCTATCTTCTTAGATAGGCCCACAAGGGTGGATATAAAATGGAGCAACGATGGTGGCATAGTTCTCAAAGGCAAATCTGATTTCTGGAGATTGAGAGATATAACCCGATCAGGCTGGGAAATTTTAAATACAAAAAATGGGATTATATATTTGAAAAACAAGGAAATTGTGATAGCCGCACATATTCATCAGATTAGCGTGGTAAATGAGCCCTTGGAGAAGTATTATAGAATATTCGATTTTTCACATAAAACTGTTCTTGATATTGGAGGATATATCGGGTATTCTGCAATTTTATTTTCCAGATGGGGAGCCAAAAAGGTGATAATTTATGAAGCGCAGAGAGAAAACATACCTATGATAAAGAAAAACATGAGACTAAATAAGGTTAACGGAGAAGTTCACAATCTTGCAATTGCTGATAAAGACGGATACATAGAGTTGAGCTACGATGAGCTTGGCACCACATCATTCGGGTTAGGAGGGAATAAAAAGTATAAAATAAGAGCAATTTCAATCTCAAGAGTTCTTTCTTCCAATATTGACATTGCAAAATTTGATTGTGAAGGATGCGAATACTCCTTGCTCTCTGTTCCTTGCGAAATCTTAAGAAATGTGCCAAGATATGTAATTGAGTACCATAGAGGATTTGAGAGCTTGAAAAACAAGTTTGAGGAATGCGGGTTCAAAGTTCAAAAACTATGGAAAATAAAGGAGCAGATTGGTGGTTTTAAAGCGGAGGTGATGGGATGA
- a CDS encoding undecaprenyl-diphosphatase, whose product MSLEEWNIHIFNAINSLAGKNPYLDAFMVFSAQYIVFIVPIVILYLWFSKRGDKNYSLFLLISVILAAIVSMSISAVYYHPRPFAMGLGTTLIHHPPDSSFPSDHTTVMFAFSLPFLFFKKYKSGTAFVILSSLVGYARVFCGVHFPLDIIGGFLVALLVTFILYAVREAVFRYTSKIVGWWNRRFEG is encoded by the coding sequence ATGAGTCTTGAAGAGTGGAACATACACATTTTCAATGCCATAAATTCCCTTGCAGGTAAGAATCCGTATCTGGACGCATTTATGGTATTTTCTGCCCAATACATAGTTTTTATAGTTCCCATAGTTATTCTCTATCTCTGGTTTTCTAAAAGGGGTGATAAGAATTATTCGTTGTTTCTCTTAATATCCGTTATCCTTGCTGCAATAGTTTCTATGAGTATAAGTGCAGTTTACTATCATCCCAGGCCCTTTGCAATGGGGTTGGGTACTACCCTGATACATCATCCTCCAGATAGCTCTTTTCCTAGTGATCATACAACGGTGATGTTTGCCTTCTCACTTCCATTCTTATTCTTCAAAAAGTACAAATCTGGCACAGCGTTTGTGATTCTTTCATCTCTTGTTGGCTATGCGAGAGTGTTTTGCGGTGTGCATTTTCCATTGGATATAATAGGTGGTTTTCTCGTTGCACTTCTTGTTACTTTTATCCTCTATGCAGTGCGTGAAGCAGTGTTTAGATACACATCTAAAATTGTAGGTTGGTGGAATAGGAGATTTGAGGGGTAG
- a CDS encoding copper ABC transporter substrate-binding protein, with protein MRDRVLLSILAVVLILFSSFYIFNNTSENHNFERFENYGAPAYLTPILVLVNSTIYPKVLPLLNSLEESMQNANYFYYFIIKNVSGKNPEEIREIIKEEYESKSIGGAVLIGNIPLARYEDKAIGEVIEFPYYYMDLNGEWKDTDGDGIIDTPTGNYFPDIWVGIVRSTNENGNNVTQIKEYINKTIDYIDGKYYPRVQSGAFIDDDFLYLDDKIKSSLTSLYVGEEVVDQNTNSTTFLKFLSNDYAYAYFIAHSDGKSYIIKTPGGYKKVYPEELTHINALFYTDFSCYAASFERGAIANYLIMSKNSKSLGVLTYTAEGSPEPLLYYHMNIGEGMSFGKALVDYIHTVTANKTYFDEHIAMLAYLGFPFLKPWRPFGYKEFRSLDISGNEELLNYASRYGWKGNGTKDSPIQISHIMIFQTTGNGDISLSNITLYVELSDCWILGGLGINVVHSENVVIKRNKIYYASISIGNSKNIRTENNLMESYGDFGCSISVFNSTLIDITHNTINNGLGIVVSGYYEFNNGTLTYKHIYYSKVNISYNKLNQSGMYLFGVANSTIFRNDVEFKGVGLSLEVSNNNLIEGNNLTLLLTDFLNISLNWGTVCYLSLSNSYGNRIYLNNFMYKGPMLEYIDFSKLVCVTSGGLPSVTHLENNLNYWNNSKYGNYWEWWANKNNTNDKNNDGIVDYPYVIDANNTDYKPLKHPFVWKIKENSEFPYVYITAIAVIVVILLILAIYFKKRR; from the coding sequence ATGAGAGATAGAGTTCTACTTTCTATATTGGCGGTTGTTTTAATTCTTTTTTCAAGTTTCTACATTTTCAATAATACCTCTGAGAACCATAATTTTGAAAGGTTTGAGAATTATGGAGCCCCTGCGTATTTAACTCCTATTTTAGTGCTTGTGAATTCTACAATTTACCCTAAGGTATTGCCCCTTTTGAACTCTCTTGAAGAGTCAATGCAAAATGCCAACTATTTTTACTATTTTATCATTAAAAATGTTAGTGGAAAAAATCCTGAAGAGATAAGGGAAATTATAAAGGAAGAGTATGAATCTAAATCCATAGGGGGTGCGGTGCTCATAGGCAATATACCCCTGGCAAGGTATGAAGATAAAGCTATTGGGGAGGTTATAGAATTTCCTTACTACTACATGGATTTGAATGGAGAGTGGAAAGACACCGATGGAGATGGCATAATTGACACACCCACCGGAAACTATTTTCCCGATATCTGGGTTGGCATAGTGAGGTCTACAAATGAGAACGGAAACAATGTAACACAGATCAAGGAATATATAAATAAGACAATAGATTATATTGATGGAAAATATTATCCCAGAGTTCAAAGTGGAGCGTTTATTGATGACGATTTTCTATATTTAGATGATAAGATAAAATCATCCTTGACCTCCCTTTATGTTGGAGAAGAAGTTGTGGACCAAAATACTAATTCCACCACATTCTTAAAATTCTTATCTAATGACTATGCTTATGCTTATTTTATTGCCCACTCGGATGGTAAGTCTTATATTATTAAAACACCAGGCGGATACAAGAAAGTATATCCAGAGGAGCTAACGCACATAAATGCACTCTTTTATACGGATTTTAGTTGCTATGCCGCCTCATTTGAAAGGGGCGCAATTGCGAATTATTTGATTATGAGCAAAAACTCCAAATCTCTAGGCGTGCTTACTTACACTGCTGAGGGAAGTCCAGAACCTTTGCTCTATTATCATATGAATATTGGAGAGGGGATGAGCTTTGGCAAGGCTCTTGTAGATTATATACACACAGTTACAGCAAATAAAACTTACTTTGATGAGCACATTGCCATGCTCGCCTATTTAGGATTTCCATTCTTGAAACCTTGGAGGCCCTTCGGATATAAGGAATTTAGAAGCTTGGATATAAGTGGTAATGAGGAATTGCTGAATTATGCATCTAGATATGGCTGGAAGGGAAATGGCACTAAGGACTCACCAATACAGATATCACATATTATGATATTCCAGACTACGGGAAATGGGGATATATCTTTGAGCAATATCACTTTGTATGTTGAGCTCTCTGATTGCTGGATACTTGGTGGCTTGGGAATTAATGTGGTTCACTCTGAAAATGTGGTGATTAAAAGAAATAAAATTTATTATGCTTCTATATCTATTGGCAATTCTAAAAATATCCGCACAGAGAATAATCTAATGGAATCTTATGGAGATTTTGGTTGTTCTATAAGCGTGTTCAATTCAACACTTATAGATATTACTCATAACACTATAAATAACGGGCTAGGTATAGTAGTGAGTGGATATTATGAGTTTAATAATGGAACACTAACATACAAGCACATCTATTATTCAAAGGTAAATATAAGCTACAACAAGCTTAATCAATCTGGAATGTATCTCTTTGGAGTTGCTAATTCCACAATATTTAGAAACGATGTTGAATTCAAGGGTGTAGGGTTGAGTTTGGAAGTATCCAATAACAATTTGATAGAGGGAAACAATTTAACTCTTCTTCTAACGGATTTTCTAAATATATCTTTAAACTGGGGAACTGTGTGTTATCTCTCACTCTCTAATTCTTATGGTAATCGCATATACCTCAATAATTTCATGTATAAAGGTCCGATGCTAGAGTATATAGATTTCTCAAAATTGGTGTGCGTAACCTCTGGGGGATTACCGTCGGTTACTCATCTCGAGAACAATCTTAATTACTGGAATAATAGCAAATATGGCAATTACTGGGAATGGTGGGCTAATAAGAACAATACAAACGATAAGAATAATGATGGGATAGTTGATTATCCCTATGTTATAGATGCCAATAATACAGATTACAAACCCCTAAAACATCCTTTTGTTTGGAAAATCAAAGAAAACAGCGAATTTCCGTATGTTTATATTACAGCTATTGCTGTTATTGTGGTTATTTTGCTAATTTTAGCAATATATTTTAAAAAGAGGAGATAA
- a CDS encoding HAD family hydrolase, producing the protein MAIKLVIFDLDDTIVENTIPFSEMRERILNEMGIEDAPKHLYEFLKARGEEYLKLLEREEIKRAKKARIASSLPSVLEFLKERGIKKAVLTRNSKKATIIALGDYVKEFDAIITREDEFEPKPSDEAVNYLLKKFNVSKDECIVVGDYDYDIIAGKRAGCITVGVRMGKGDYRIEDIRELVELISMLENDIR; encoded by the coding sequence GTGGCAATAAAGCTTGTTATATTTGATCTTGATGATACTATCGTTGAGAACACAATACCATTTTCCGAGATGCGTGAGAGAATTCTTAATGAGATGGGCATAGAGGATGCACCTAAGCACCTTTACGAATTTTTAAAGGCTAGGGGCGAAGAGTATCTGAAGCTTTTGGAGAGGGAGGAGATAAAAAGGGCAAAGAAGGCAAGGATTGCAAGTTCACTGCCCAGCGTATTAGAGTTTCTGAAGGAGAGGGGCATAAAAAAGGCAGTGCTGACCAGAAATTCTAAAAAGGCTACGATTATTGCGCTGGGAGATTATGTAAAAGAGTTTGATGCCATAATAACCCGGGAGGATGAGTTTGAGCCAAAACCCAGCGATGAGGCGGTGAATTACCTGCTCAAGAAGTTTAATGTGAGCAAGGATGAATGCATAGTGGTGGGCGATTATGACTACGATATAATTGCTGGTAAGAGGGCAGGATGTATAACGGTGGGTGTGAGAATGGGCAAGGGAGACTACAGAATCGAGGATATTAGAGAGCTTGTTGAGCTGATATCAATGTTAGAAAATGATATACGTTAA
- a CDS encoding uracil-DNA glycosylase: MLKKERMKELNEEIRKCERCKLYATRKNAVVGEGNLDAKLMLIAQAPGEKEDETGKMFVGPSGKILDELLEIAGLKREEVYMTNLIKCFLPNYRKPKEGEISACSYFLDKEIEIVNPEILVPLGYFATRYIFQKYNVNSPPIYGKLIWTGEIKIYPLEHPSTLLYDDSKREILEEHYRKLGIFKNNCKWMCCCPIVRYYKEGKLDRRWIELYCRGDWESCTRYQMEERGEYHEDCMLPDGRIVRELCED; the protein is encoded by the coding sequence ATGTTAAAAAAGGAGAGAATGAAAGAGCTAAACGAAGAGATAAGAAAATGTGAGAGATGCAAGCTGTATGCAACTAGAAAAAATGCTGTTGTTGGAGAGGGAAATTTGGATGCCAAGCTCATGCTAATAGCACAAGCTCCTGGAGAGAAAGAGGACGAAACGGGAAAAATGTTTGTTGGACCCAGTGGAAAGATTCTAGATGAACTTTTGGAGATCGCAGGGTTGAAGAGAGAGGAAGTTTACATGACAAATCTAATAAAGTGTTTCCTTCCAAATTACAGGAAGCCGAAAGAGGGAGAGATTTCAGCGTGCAGTTATTTTTTGGATAAAGAGATTGAAATTGTAAATCCCGAGATACTTGTCCCTCTTGGCTATTTTGCTACAAGGTACATTTTTCAAAAGTATAATGTTAATTCTCCCCCCATTTATGGAAAATTGATATGGACTGGAGAAATCAAGATTTATCCTCTTGAACATCCATCTACCTTGCTTTATGATGATTCTAAAAGAGAAATTTTGGAAGAACATTATAGAAAATTGGGAATTTTCAAAAATAACTGTAAATGGATGTGCTGTTGTCCAATAGTACGATATTACAAAGAGGGGAAATTAGATAGGAGATGGATAGAGCTTTACTGCAGGGGTGATTGGGAAAGCTGCACTCGTTATCAGATGGAAGAGCGAGGAGAGTATCACGAGGATTGTATGCTTCCAGATGGTAGAATTGTGAGAGAGTTGTGTGAGGATTAA
- a CDS encoding type II toxin-antitoxin system VapC family toxin, which produces MIFIDTSIFMYAAGKEHPNKEPSVKLLQLIAVGEIEAVINVEVLQEIFHRYTMIKMKKKGIQLAKNIISLVPRIYSIEISDAIRAMDILERYDITSRDAIHMAFMLNRNIKEVCTYDRHFFRIEEIKAYKPEDLIERYNII; this is translated from the coding sequence ATGATATTCATAGATACAAGCATATTTATGTACGCTGCTGGCAAAGAGCACCCCAACAAAGAACCTTCTGTAAAACTTCTGCAATTGATAGCAGTAGGCGAAATAGAAGCTGTAATCAATGTTGAGGTATTGCAAGAGATATTTCACAGATACACAATGATAAAAATGAAGAAGAAGGGAATACAACTTGCTAAGAATATTATATCTCTCGTTCCAAGAATTTATTCAATAGAGATAAGCGACGCTATAAGAGCTATGGATATACTGGAAAGATATGATATTACTTCAAGAGATGCTATTCACATGGCCTTTATGCTGAACAGAAATATCAAGGAAGTTTGCACCTATGATCGACATTTTTTTAGAATTGAAGAAATAAAAGCTTACAAACCAGAAGATTTAATAGAGCGTTATAATATTATATAA
- a CDS encoding glycosyltransferase family 4 protein, with amino-acid sequence MKILFSGHSIEHYNLGLVNALSKMLNVYIVHNRHIDIQTRQIIIPRIRRSDIPRNLSLIILSKIFDIVHINNAQQSAFLKSDDKLIITEHGCPSTKGLSGSTYKFYNKEIERLIEAYEKGVKIITISKYSAEKLREELGVKVYAYIYHGLIESFRTQKFKELKNETTPLILWVSRFVKAKEPFVFLKSLKLLATKIDFKAYMIGNGPLQRNIQHFISKYELNKNIFIINSIPFKEMPSIYNSASLFIHTNRQEHFGFSILEAMGMGLPVIVPNSGGAQEIANDAGITFEPGDHKDLAEKILEILTDPERYYKYSRKSIERAKFFSWEKAAKEYLEVYKKVGG; translated from the coding sequence ATGAAAATACTATTTAGTGGTCACAGTATAGAACATTATAACTTAGGATTGGTTAATGCTCTCAGTAAGATGTTAAATGTATATATTGTTCATAATAGACATATTGATATCCAAACTAGACAGATAATCATACCAAGAATAAGAAGAAGCGATATACCTAGAAATCTTTCTTTAATCATTCTCTCTAAAATTTTTGACATAGTTCATATAAATAATGCTCAGCAGAGTGCTTTTTTAAAATCTGATGATAAATTAATAATTACAGAGCACGGATGTCCCTCCACCAAAGGTTTAAGCGGTTCCACCTATAAATTTTATAATAAAGAAATTGAAAGATTAATTGAAGCTTATGAGAAAGGGGTGAAAATAATAACTATTTCCAAATATTCTGCAGAAAAATTGAGAGAAGAATTAGGAGTAAAGGTATATGCCTACATATACCATGGATTAATAGAGAGTTTCAGAACGCAAAAATTTAAAGAACTCAAAAATGAGACAACGCCGCTAATTTTGTGGGTATCAAGATTTGTTAAAGCAAAAGAACCTTTTGTATTCTTAAAATCTCTTAAATTATTGGCTACAAAAATAGATTTTAAAGCATATATGATAGGTAATGGTCCCTTACAGAGAAACATTCAACATTTCATATCAAAATATGAATTAAATAAAAATATATTCATTATTAATTCCATACCTTTTAAAGAGATGCCTTCTATTTACAACTCTGCCTCACTCTTTATTCACACTAATAGACAAGAACATTTTGGATTCTCCATCTTAGAAGCCATGGGTATGGGGCTTCCTGTAATAGTACCAAACAGTGGTGGAGCACAAGAAATTGCTAATGATGCTGGCATTACCTTTGAACCCGGAGATCACAAAGATTTAGCAGAAAAAATATTAGAGATCCTTACAGATCCCGAAAGGTATTACAAATACTCTCGGAAAAGCATTGAGAGAGCTAAATTTTTCAGCTGGGAGAAGGCAGCAAAAGAGTATTTAGAAGTTTATAAAAAAGTGGGGGGATGA
- a CDS encoding glycosyltransferase family 4 protein has product MNILFIGNPSSTFIKRDLEMLARHYNVLNLVPPESKKGWPEYISKVKKYIQSASVSIGWFAGWHTFPMVHYAKKYGKSSIIIVGGYDAVSFPEIGYGAFSNKKESIPAKYVLKNADIILPVSQYLQREIIKNAKIKGESIFPVPTGYDSNFWKPNGKKENIVLSVAGAKNIRRVKLKGLDTFVRAAKYVPNARFLVIGVEGEARNYLEKIAAKNVELIGYVQNDKLLPYYQKAKVYAQLSLSEGLPNTLCEAMLAGDIPVGTNRGGIPEAMGDIGFYAPYGDIKATARAIKRALAAPDELGLKARERILKMFPKKRREETLIRIIRIAPLLKYSQIFRKAAQTPGNVNININPGLPSSIEITIEMKKRHLISQ; this is encoded by the coding sequence ATGAATATACTCTTCATAGGCAACCCATCTTCGACATTCATAAAAAGAGATCTTGAAATGCTAGCTAGGCATTACAATGTATTAAATTTAGTGCCACCAGAATCTAAAAAAGGTTGGCCAGAATATATATCAAAAGTTAAAAAGTACATACAAAGTGCCTCTGTATCCATTGGTTGGTTTGCTGGGTGGCATACATTTCCTATGGTACATTACGCTAAAAAATATGGCAAAAGTTCTATAATCATAGTGGGCGGTTACGATGCAGTTTCTTTCCCTGAAATAGGATACGGAGCATTTTCAAACAAAAAAGAATCAATACCTGCAAAGTATGTGCTGAAAAATGCAGATATTATTCTCCCTGTAAGCCAGTATCTTCAAAGAGAGATAATAAAAAATGCAAAAATTAAAGGAGAGAGCATATTTCCAGTGCCAACCGGATATGACTCCAATTTCTGGAAGCCAAATGGAAAAAAGGAGAATATAGTACTAAGCGTAGCGGGTGCTAAAAATATTAGAAGAGTTAAATTAAAGGGATTAGACACATTTGTGAGGGCTGCAAAATATGTGCCTAATGCCAGATTCTTGGTAATCGGAGTGGAAGGAGAAGCAAGAAATTACCTAGAAAAAATTGCGGCTAAGAATGTTGAGTTAATAGGTTATGTGCAAAATGATAAGCTACTACCATATTATCAAAAAGCCAAAGTGTATGCCCAACTCTCATTAAGCGAGGGGTTGCCAAATACCCTATGTGAGGCAATGCTAGCAGGAGACATACCCGTGGGCACTAATAGAGGAGGAATTCCCGAAGCTATGGGGGATATTGGGTTCTATGCCCCATATGGAGATATAAAAGCAACTGCAAGAGCAATAAAAAGAGCCCTAGCTGCTCCAGATGAACTTGGATTAAAAGCTAGAGAGAGAATCTTAAAAATGTTTCCGAAAAAGCGCAGGGAAGAAACACTTATAAGAATAATACGCATTGCTCCATTACTCAAATACTCTCAGATTTTCAGAAAAGCTGCTCAGACACCAGGAAATGTGAATATAAATATTAATCCAGGATTACCAAGTTCCATAGAGATTACCATAGAGATGAAAAAGAGACATCTTATCTCCCAGTAG
- a CDS encoding glycosyltransferase family 4 protein: MSEDINLLVVGAPFGRTGGQIRAKRSIEAYAKNGLNVKIIAPYSGIKIMGPNMSINNLLMVSQSKNDRIKYVGYIDLSNRIKKLPALKYTLSSLFLKVLKFQQITHLGKVDAVISLHENIDAIYFTLKLAKKLKVKAGVLLQNPPFIGNFKRRKKIEEVHALYSNLTGISTLKNYHQELIKKWLEYNYLKLLDNFDLIITVTKATAVDMGNGWMEKVVSLNPGVSLNTEDLATIHKINKKGVEKKDIIVYSGGFDIYKGIIDAILSFRLIRKKYKNLKLYITGKSKNPVIMNSIRKLIKKLDLKNNIVFTGFLSREELFRLKAEAQVILHPSHMDAFSYNVCESLYLNTPVVGYDIPALKIYYGNLEGIKLVKELDIEALSAETINFLKQKKSDIDIPNIPAWDDIMSKEIALIRGLVGETEGVIV; the protein is encoded by the coding sequence ATGAGTGAAGACATAAATCTTTTAGTTGTTGGTGCGCCTTTTGGACGTACCGGTGGACAGATAAGAGCAAAGAGATCTATAGAAGCTTATGCTAAAAATGGATTAAATGTTAAAATTATAGCACCATATAGTGGGATTAAAATAATGGGCCCTAACATGAGCATAAATAATCTTTTAATGGTTAGCCAATCAAAAAACGATAGGATAAAATATGTAGGATATATTGATCTATCAAATAGAATAAAAAAATTACCAGCATTAAAATATACTCTGAGTTCGCTATTCCTAAAAGTATTAAAATTTCAACAAATCACACATCTTGGAAAAGTAGATGCAGTTATCTCGCTCCATGAAAATATAGATGCCATCTACTTTACTTTAAAACTGGCAAAAAAATTAAAAGTAAAAGCAGGTGTCTTATTACAAAACCCACCCTTTATAGGCAACTTTAAAAGAAGAAAAAAAATTGAAGAGGTTCATGCTCTATATAGCAATCTAACAGGTATATCCACCCTTAAAAATTACCACCAGGAACTGATTAAAAAATGGTTGGAATATAACTATTTAAAATTATTGGATAACTTCGATTTAATAATAACTGTTACTAAAGCTACAGCGGTGGATATGGGTAATGGGTGGATGGAAAAAGTGGTATCTCTCAACCCAGGAGTATCTTTAAATACAGAAGATTTAGCCACAATACATAAAATAAACAAAAAAGGGGTAGAAAAAAAAGATATAATCGTTTACTCTGGTGGTTTTGACATATATAAGGGAATTATTGATGCAATTTTATCATTTAGATTAATCAGAAAGAAGTATAAAAATTTAAAGCTCTATATAACAGGCAAAAGTAAGAATCCCGTCATTATGAATTCAATTAGAAAACTTATTAAGAAGCTAGATTTGAAAAATAATATTGTTTTTACAGGATTTCTTTCTCGTGAAGAGCTTTTCAGACTAAAAGCAGAAGCACAAGTAATATTACATCCATCCCATATGGATGCCTTTTCTTACAATGTATGCGAGAGTTTATATCTAAATACCCCTGTAGTAGGATATGACATACCTGCTTTGAAAATATACTACGGAAATCTTGAAGGAATAAAACTAGTAAAGGAACTAGATATAGAAGCACTATCAGCGGAAACAATTAATTTTTTGAAACAAAAAAAGAGTGATATTGACATACCTAACATTCCAGCTTGGGACGATATAATGAGTAAAGAGATTGCCTTGATTAGAGGTTTGGTTGGAGAGACAGAAGGGGTGATAGTATGA